The sequence AATATATCAGTACACTAAAGGGTTTTCCTAGTTCTTAGAATAAAGGGTTCAGCCCCTCTGTAAAGGGCAAAAATCAAAACGCTAAAATATTTTGCGCTTCAATCTTCTGCTTACTCCCCCTTGACTTACACTCATGCAAACGCATAAAAATTCAGCGGTGCCAATTTTTATTGCAGGTTTTATAGTGATTTAACATTTTATTTTCCACTTATTTTAACTTTATTGGGTCCAAGTTACTGCTTTAGCTTTTCTTTATCGTGCCTGTAATCATATTTCTCATTGGGCATATGAAGTTCAACATTATTTATGATCACAGTGCTATCATCTTGCCAACGTATGGAAGCATTACTTTCTTTATATTGAAAGTAGATAATTTTAGATTTTCTAGTTACCTTATTAGAGGATAACTCTGCAATTACCGAATATGAAGTAGTGGCCCCTGCATCAGAAGTGTAGGCCTTAAGGGTATAGGTTTTATCCGGAGATGTTTCTTCCGCAATTAGAGTCCCCTTGGGAAGACGCTCCATGTCATAAGACGACCAATAAACACCATAACCCAATATACTTGTAAACAGAAACAGGACTGAAATCAAAAGAATTTTGCGTTCATTTCAACTCCTACTCTCTTTAAGTGGTTGATCAGATTAACCGATAGCAATTATCTGGGTCATGGAAATAGCCTTAGTAGGGCAGGCCTCTTTACAAATCCCGCATCCCCAACACTTGTTCAGATCAAGCTCAACCTTTCTCCGATTTTTTCCCTTCACCACTGTTCCTGCCTCCCCTATATAGAAAGCCCTAAAATTGCAACGCTTAGCACAAGCCCCACAATGCGAACACTTAGCATCATCACGCTGAACCATGAATTGAATGATGGGAAAAACACCCTTCGTTCCTTTTTCCTGAGCCAAACGCAAGGGATAACAACAGCAGGAACAACAATTGCATATATAAGTCGGCCCCTTGGTTCGCCAGTCACTGTTTACTTGATGCATTAACCCCTTTTTATGAGCTGCCCGCACCAACTCTCCGGCCTCTTCTTTGGAAAGAGAACGACCAAAGGTTCGGTCGGTTATGGAATCGTTAAAGCTCAAACAAGTTTCCGTAGGCTTAACACAGTGACTTGCTAACTTGCGGCAATTACAGGGAACTAAACGAATATCCTTTACAGATTCCAAAACTTGATCCAAGTCCTCAATCATCAGGAATGTCTCCGGGGCCCTATCCACAGTTTCCCCCTCAAGAAGGGAACCCAGATAAGAATCCATCCGCTCACGATAAACTCGATAACACCATTTGTCTAAAGTTCGCCTCAGATCTTTATCGATTAAATGATAGTTTTCATCAAACTTACAGATATAATCCAAGAGTTCATAGAAATCCGCCCCGTAATAAATGTAATCTCCATCCACCTCTTCCCTATGAACAAGGTGTTTATTATAACAGGCGTCTAATAAGTCCTGTACATCTTCAAAATTACTGTTCATCCTTAAAACAATTTTCGAGACAGAACACTTTTCACCATTTAGCCGAGCTACCAGAATCATCTCTCGTTCAGAGAGAAAAAGAGACAAATGGGGAACTACAAATTCCGGCACAGCAAAGAGTCTAACAAACTTATCAATCTCAGACATCAAAAAATCCGCCCTTCACGTTGTCATAATAGTTTTATAAAGCCACTTTACACCCATGAAATACTCTTGGGCATAAAGTGGCCATTTAATTAATCTCTACCTACCCAGCCTCTCGGTGCAGCACCGAATTAAGGTACTCTTACTCACTCTTACTCTAACCTAACATCAGAGGAAGTGTCTTAGCATAGTGAGCACTTTAGTGGAATCGCGTCAATGAGCGCAGTCGATAAGGCGTGAAGAAACGCAACGGTTTACATGCAGTAAGCCCAGAGGTTTTGCGTTTTAGCCTTATCGACAAGCGAATAGCGATGAAACGTGTGC comes from Desulfosporosinus meridiei DSM 13257 and encodes:
- a CDS encoding ATP-binding protein, producing MSEIDKFVRLFAVPEFVVPHLSLFLSEREMILVARLNGEKCSVSKIVLRMNSNFEDVQDLLDACYNKHLVHREEVDGDYIYYGADFYELLDYICKFDENYHLIDKDLRRTLDKWCYRVYRERMDSYLGSLLEGETVDRAPETFLMIEDLDQVLESVKDIRLVPCNCRKLASHCVKPTETCLSFNDSITDRTFGRSLSKEEAGELVRAAHKKGLMHQVNSDWRTKGPTYICNCCSCCCYPLRLAQEKGTKGVFPIIQFMVQRDDAKCSHCGACAKRCNFRAFYIGEAGTVVKGKNRRKVELDLNKCWGCGICKEACPTKAISMTQIIAIG
- a CDS encoding DUF5412 family protein yields the protein MISVLFLFTSILGYGVYWSSYDMERLPKGTLIAEETSPDKTYTLKAYTSDAGATTSYSVIAELSSNKVTRKSKIIYFQYKESNASIRWQDDSTVIINNVELHMPNEKYDYRHDKEKLKQ